From a single Bryobacter aggregatus MPL3 genomic region:
- a CDS encoding septal ring lytic transglycosylase RlpA family protein, which translates to MRLHALFSIAVIMLFASSCSHRKSAKRAPSVPPPPARTVHIGDVERGIASWYGVPYHGRRAANGEIYDMRQLTAAHRTMPFGTWLRVENESNRKQVNVRITDRGPFVGDRIIDLSQRAAEEIAMIGPGLAKVKLTVIAPPKGEVVELYGVQVAAWSDRERAEALRRELSGKFPHVVVVPNDAAPVLYRVITGRSTRDDAQELMARLRAAGYRGFVLRLDLPKMGVSGPS; encoded by the coding sequence ATGAGGCTTCACGCGTTATTTTCCATTGCCGTCATTATGTTGTTCGCCTCCTCTTGCTCTCATCGCAAGAGTGCAAAGCGCGCCCCATCGGTTCCTCCACCTCCTGCGCGCACTGTTCATATTGGGGATGTCGAACGAGGCATCGCCAGTTGGTATGGAGTGCCGTATCATGGCCGCCGCGCCGCCAATGGCGAGATCTATGACATGCGGCAACTCACTGCCGCACATCGTACGATGCCTTTCGGCACATGGCTTCGCGTAGAGAATGAGAGCAATCGCAAACAAGTGAATGTGCGGATCACAGACCGTGGACCGTTCGTTGGAGACCGCATCATCGATCTCTCCCAGCGCGCCGCCGAAGAGATCGCGATGATCGGCCCGGGACTGGCGAAGGTGAAGCTGACCGTCATCGCCCCACCGAAGGGCGAGGTAGTGGAGTTATATGGAGTGCAAGTAGCGGCATGGTCCGACCGGGAGCGGGCCGAAGCTTTGCGCCGGGAGCTCTCAGGCAAGTTCCCCCATGTCGTCGTGGTACCCAACGATGCAGCGCCCGTCCTCTACCGGGTGATCACAGGACGGAGCACGCGAGATGATGCACAAGAATTAATGGCGCGCCTGCGCGCCGCCGGGTATCGTGGGTTCGTGCTTCGACTGGATCTTCCGAAGATGGGAGTCTCTGGTCCGAGCTAG
- a CDS encoding sigma-54 interaction domain-containing protein encodes MHPTLEENLKVLIGQSPRMLQLQRLIDKLGRCRWPVLILGDTGTGKEVVARSIHHVLNDGPFITVDCSSMVGPLMESELFGYVRGAFTGANNSKAGLLELAHGGTAFLDEIGELPLDLQAKLLRVLQEKEFRPVGGLTQKRADFRVIAATNRDLAKEVEKGNFRRDLYYRLNVVTLRLSPLKERREDVPHLLAHFLKRYGRHQAMDPEVLEALLTYDWPGNVRELENCVQHMLAVNSGPAFHRADLPSSVLHGTGRRLTLPQASFSPVPAHFPDASTPQFGPTFAISPGTGTAAAPALAMVPIVPLAELEKQAILRALEYTKGDRLTAASLLGIGRTTLYRKLKEYELGEEA; translated from the coding sequence ATGCATCCAACTCTCGAAGAAAACCTCAAAGTATTGATCGGCCAGTCGCCGAGAATGTTGCAGCTCCAGCGATTGATCGACAAGCTCGGTCGATGCCGCTGGCCCGTCCTGATCCTCGGCGATACAGGGACGGGGAAGGAAGTAGTGGCCCGGTCGATCCATCATGTCTTGAATGATGGCCCGTTTATTACGGTGGACTGCAGTTCGATGGTAGGACCGCTGATGGAGAGCGAGCTCTTTGGCTATGTACGAGGCGCCTTCACCGGTGCGAATAACTCAAAGGCCGGCTTGCTCGAACTGGCTCATGGAGGCACGGCATTCCTCGATGAGATCGGCGAGTTGCCGCTCGACCTGCAAGCCAAACTATTGCGGGTACTCCAAGAGAAGGAATTCCGGCCGGTCGGTGGCCTCACCCAGAAGCGTGCAGACTTCCGCGTCATCGCGGCAACCAATCGCGATCTGGCCAAAGAGGTGGAGAAGGGAAACTTCCGCCGCGATCTCTATTACCGGCTGAACGTGGTCACACTGCGCCTGTCTCCCTTAAAGGAACGGCGCGAGGATGTGCCGCATCTGCTGGCTCACTTTCTCAAGCGCTACGGACGGCACCAGGCCATGGACCCCGAGGTGCTGGAAGCACTCCTGACCTACGATTGGCCAGGCAATGTACGGGAGCTCGAGAACTGCGTCCAACATATGTTGGCAGTGAACTCAGGCCCGGCCTTCCATCGAGCCGATCTCCCCTCGAGTGTCCTCCACGGAACCGGGAGGCGTCTGACGCTTCCACAAGCATCCTTCTCTCCGGTGCCTGCTCATTTTCCGGATGCAAGCACTCCTCAATTTGGCCCCACCTTCGCGATCAGCCCGGGTACAGGGACAGCCGCCGCACCCGCACTGGCAATGGTTCCGATTGTTCCGTTGGCCGAGTTAGAGAAGCAGGCCATCTTGCGGGCACTCGAATATACAAAGGGCGATCGCCTCACCGCCGCCTCGCTTCTGGGGATTGGGCGAACCACGCTCTATCGCAAGCTGAAAGAGTACGAACTCGGCGAAGAAGCTTGA
- a CDS encoding response regulator, with protein MRKKLTRILLLEDNMADAGLVREALAELEELQNGNTWLSPYELCDAESLSEALLLLNEISFDVILADLWVPDSAGIGTFQRLKAAAAHTPILIIANTEDPALTVRLVQEGAQDVLVKHEVDCTPLGRALRCAIERNRISTGLRRLSVRDELTGLLNFTGFVQLGEPFCRLMGRRESPAACAMLCLANLDAVSEIAGRHEEEWLLVETAELLRISAGDIDLASYLGRGRFALLSPDRDATELYEIAVALRNSIRGKAIARGTPLEVQIEVAAAQLSEHNSWQLEGLLDEAEDGLWENRRFETSCETSFDPADPAAKSLIH; from the coding sequence ATGCGCAAGAAGCTCACGAGAATTCTCCTGCTTGAGGACAACATGGCCGATGCTGGTCTCGTTCGCGAGGCCCTCGCCGAACTCGAAGAACTACAGAACGGGAACACTTGGTTGAGTCCCTATGAACTCTGCGATGCCGAGAGTCTTTCTGAAGCATTGCTTCTGCTCAACGAGATCAGCTTCGATGTCATCCTGGCTGACCTTTGGGTCCCCGATAGCGCTGGTATTGGAACCTTCCAACGGCTCAAGGCAGCTGCCGCTCACACGCCGATTCTCATCATTGCGAATACAGAAGATCCGGCCTTGACGGTGCGTCTGGTGCAAGAAGGCGCCCAGGATGTCCTGGTGAAGCACGAGGTGGATTGCACACCACTCGGCAGAGCGCTGCGTTGCGCCATTGAACGCAATCGAATCTCAACGGGTCTGCGGCGCCTGAGTGTGCGCGATGAACTCACGGGTCTCTTGAACTTCACCGGCTTCGTACAACTGGGCGAGCCCTTCTGCCGCTTGATGGGGCGGCGGGAGTCCCCGGCTGCCTGCGCGATGTTATGCCTGGCGAATCTCGATGCGGTATCGGAAATCGCCGGCCGTCATGAGGAAGAGTGGCTGCTGGTGGAGACCGCGGAACTGCTGCGCATCTCGGCAGGCGATATCGATCTGGCATCCTACCTTGGCCGCGGCCGCTTTGCACTGTTGAGCCCGGATCGCGATGCCACCGAACTCTATGAGATCGCGGTTGCGTTGCGGAACTCGATTCGAGGCAAAGCCATCGCACGGGGCACACCGCTGGAGGTGCAGATCGAAGTCGCAGCGGCGCAACTCAGCGAGCACAACTCCTGGCAGTTAGAAGGCCTGCTCGATGAGGCCGAGGACGGGCTATGGGAGAATAGGCGCTTCGAGACCTCGTGCGAGACCTCATTCGATCCAGCCGATCCGGCGGCCAAGTCCCTCATCCACTAA
- a CDS encoding glycosyltransferase family 4 protein, producing MRDLIRSSRSGGQVPHPLIGLDASYSIGQNLSGVGKYSLHLMECLPDDFSYRRYYRPHRYLRAPSPKSLLLDLLPPAVALFHGLNQRLPRRKRSPMVSTFHDLFVLSGEYSTREFRERFALQAREAAERSDRIIAVSQFTADQVASYLDYPKSQLRVVPHGVTLPPVVVPLESREKIVLTVGAVQKRKNTKRLIAAFRAMPADWELWIAGSGGFGADEMLQGLPPRVKVLGYVSDDELGKLYQRASIFAFPSLDEGFGIPVLEAMAHGLPVLTSLSSALPEVAGDAALLIDPGHHEAIAYGLTQLLDPSLRDRLCRKGLARAQDFSWENAAAKTAAVYRELLPA from the coding sequence GTGCGAGACCTCATTCGATCCAGCCGATCCGGCGGCCAAGTCCCTCATCCACTAATCGGCCTCGACGCCAGCTATTCGATCGGTCAGAACCTCAGCGGAGTGGGCAAGTACTCTCTGCACCTGATGGAATGCCTGCCCGATGACTTTTCTTATCGCCGCTATTACCGGCCACACCGCTATCTCCGTGCGCCCTCGCCCAAGTCCTTGCTGCTCGACCTCCTTCCGCCCGCGGTGGCCTTGTTCCACGGGTTGAACCAACGGTTGCCGCGCCGCAAGCGCAGTCCCATGGTGAGTACCTTCCACGATCTCTTTGTTTTAAGCGGGGAGTATTCGACACGAGAGTTTCGCGAGCGCTTTGCCTTACAGGCCAGAGAAGCAGCAGAACGATCGGACCGGATCATCGCCGTATCGCAATTTACGGCAGACCAGGTGGCGTCTTATCTCGATTACCCAAAGAGCCAATTGCGAGTCGTCCCACATGGCGTCACACTCCCGCCGGTGGTTGTGCCGCTCGAGAGCCGGGAGAAGATTGTCTTGACGGTGGGGGCTGTTCAGAAGCGCAAGAATACGAAACGGCTGATTGCAGCGTTTCGGGCGATGCCCGCAGATTGGGAACTCTGGATTGCAGGCTCCGGAGGCTTTGGCGCCGACGAGATGTTGCAGGGCTTGCCGCCCAGGGTGAAGGTCTTAGGCTATGTAAGCGATGACGAGTTGGGAAAGCTCTACCAGCGCGCCTCGATCTTCGCATTCCCGTCTCTCGATGAGGGCTTTGGGATTCCTGTCCTGGAAGCAATGGCCCATGGACTACCCGTGCTCACTTCGCTCAGCTCGGCGCTGCCTGAGGTGGCTGGAGACGCGGCGCTGCTCATCGACCCAGGGCACCATGAAGCAATTGCGTACGGATTGACACAACTCCTCGATCCGTCATTGCGGGACCGCTTGTGCAGGAAGGGTTTGGCGCGGGCACAGGACTTCAGTTGGGAGAATGCGGCTGCAAAAACAGCGGCGGTCTACCGGGAACTGCTCCCCGCCTAA
- a CDS encoding methylmalonyl-CoA mutase family protein: MYRKRLWTMRQYAGFGSAEESNRRYRYLLSQGTTGLSVAFDLPTQMGMDADHPLATGEVGRVGVSISSLADMEVLFAGIPLDGITTSMTINSTASILLALYTLVAEKQGAQVKKLSGTIQNDILKEYIARGTYIYPPRPAMRIITDIFAWASTELPEWNTISISGYHIREAGSTAAQEIAFTLANAIAYIEAAMRAGLQIDAFAPRLSFFFNAHNDFFEEIAKYRAARRLYARLMKERFGAKDRRSMLLRFHTQTAGSTLTAQQPMNNIARVALQAMAAVLGGTQSLHTNGMDEALGLPTQEAARVALRTQQIIAYETGVTGTPDPLGGSYWVEELTDRLEAEAEAYIARIDAMGGTLAAIESGYIQGEIQNAAYEYQKQVESGAAIVVGVNKFEEEDKQMTAVFQIDPAIETGQVARLRELRASRSQTDWTAGLEGLERAARGGGNLMPHILAAARAYATVGEISDRLRTVFGEFRESTSGSFF, translated from the coding sequence ATGTATCGCAAGCGGCTCTGGACGATGCGGCAGTATGCGGGCTTCGGCTCTGCAGAAGAATCCAATCGCCGTTACCGCTATCTCTTGAGCCAGGGCACCACCGGTCTGTCTGTTGCCTTTGACCTGCCGACGCAAATGGGCATGGATGCCGACCACCCCCTCGCCACGGGTGAAGTGGGACGAGTGGGCGTTTCGATTTCGTCGCTCGCCGATATGGAGGTGCTCTTCGCAGGCATCCCGCTCGACGGCATCACCACCTCGATGACGATCAACTCGACAGCGAGTATTCTGCTGGCGCTCTATACGCTGGTGGCAGAAAAGCAGGGCGCGCAGGTCAAGAAGCTCTCGGGCACCATCCAGAACGACATCCTCAAGGAATACATTGCCCGGGGCACCTACATCTATCCTCCCCGTCCGGCGATGCGCATCATCACAGACATCTTTGCCTGGGCCAGTACGGAATTGCCGGAGTGGAACACGATCTCGATCAGCGGTTATCACATTCGCGAGGCCGGCTCGACAGCGGCCCAAGAGATCGCCTTCACCCTGGCCAATGCCATCGCCTATATCGAAGCGGCGATGCGGGCCGGGCTTCAGATCGACGCCTTCGCGCCCCGCCTCAGCTTCTTCTTCAACGCACACAATGACTTCTTCGAAGAGATTGCCAAGTATCGTGCGGCCCGGCGTCTTTATGCCCGTCTGATGAAAGAGCGTTTTGGAGCTAAGGACCGGCGCTCGATGCTGTTGCGCTTCCATACTCAAACGGCAGGCTCTACGTTAACCGCCCAGCAGCCGATGAATAATATCGCGCGGGTGGCTCTCCAGGCCATGGCCGCCGTGCTGGGCGGAACCCAAAGCCTGCATACCAACGGCATGGATGAAGCGCTGGGCCTGCCCACCCAAGAGGCCGCCCGTGTCGCCTTACGCACCCAACAGATCATTGCCTACGAAACCGGAGTGACCGGAACGCCAGACCCCCTCGGAGGTTCCTACTGGGTGGAAGAGCTGACGGACCGGCTGGAGGCCGAGGCCGAAGCCTACATCGCGCGCATCGATGCCATGGGCGGCACGCTTGCGGCAATCGAGAGCGGTTACATCCAGGGTGAGATCCAGAACGCCGCCTACGAGTACCAGAAGCAAGTGGAGAGCGGCGCGGCGATTGTGGTGGGCGTCAACAAGTTCGAGGAAGAGGACAAACAGATGACAGCCGTGTTTCAGATCGATCCGGCGATCGAGACGGGACAAGTGGCACGTCTCCGCGAATTGCGGGCCTCGCGAAGCCAAACAGACTGGACTGCGGGATTAGAAGGATTGGAGCGGGCAGCGCGCGGAGGGGGTAATCTGATGCCGCACATCTTAGCGGCGGCGCGTGCGTATGCTACCGTAGGAGAAATTTCCGACCGGCTACGTACCGTGTTTGGAGAATTTCGAGAGAGCACTTCCGGATCTTTTTTTTAG
- a CDS encoding complex I subunit 1/NuoH family protein, with translation MNEILTGYFPYLMALGFAAAFPLVVGYLVLVERKLLADFQARLGPMRVGPHGLLQPLADALKLLLKEDIVPVEADRGLFYLGPVISLCTAFAAFAVVPITKFLNISDVNVGLLFISAMAAVGVFGLILGGWSSNSNYALLGALRAAAQLISYEVAMGLALVCVVMMSGTLSLVGIVEAQQRLGVWFVFGNYGGMLLAFFIFLIAAVAEINRAPFDLPEAESEIVAGYHTEYSGFRWALYMLAEYTNIVIVCCVAVTLFFGGWLRPFPNVAWLAWPMEALVPLLLFGLCAYGCFRMKLLPFTVLFALAGLVFLIPVMNQLLSGPFWFFLKASGVFYVLVWFRASWPRLRYDQLMDLGWKRLIPLGLACLLGNAIVGMI, from the coding sequence ATGAACGAGATCCTGACCGGGTATTTCCCTTACTTGATGGCTCTCGGTTTTGCGGCTGCTTTCCCCTTAGTGGTGGGCTATCTGGTCTTAGTGGAGCGCAAGCTGCTTGCCGACTTCCAGGCCCGGCTCGGCCCGATGCGGGTGGGACCACACGGCTTATTGCAGCCGCTCGCCGATGCGCTCAAGCTGCTGCTCAAAGAAGACATCGTCCCTGTCGAAGCCGATCGGGGCCTCTTCTATCTGGGGCCGGTGATCAGCCTCTGCACGGCCTTCGCTGCCTTCGCCGTGGTGCCGATCACAAAGTTTCTGAATATCAGCGACGTCAATGTCGGGCTTCTCTTTATTTCTGCGATGGCCGCGGTGGGGGTCTTTGGCCTGATTCTAGGTGGCTGGAGTTCGAACAGTAACTACGCCTTGCTCGGCGCGCTCCGCGCGGCGGCACAGTTGATCAGCTACGAAGTGGCGATGGGGCTGGCGCTGGTTTGCGTCGTCATGATGTCCGGAACCCTCTCGCTGGTCGGCATCGTGGAAGCCCAGCAGCGGCTGGGGGTCTGGTTCGTCTTTGGCAACTATGGCGGGATGCTGCTCGCCTTCTTTATCTTTCTGATCGCGGCTGTGGCGGAAATCAATCGCGCACCCTTCGATCTTCCCGAGGCCGAAAGCGAGATTGTGGCCGGTTATCACACCGAGTACAGCGGATTCCGCTGGGCGCTCTACATGCTGGCCGAATACACGAACATTGTGATTGTTTGCTGTGTTGCTGTGACGCTCTTCTTCGGCGGATGGCTCCGGCCCTTTCCGAATGTCGCCTGGCTGGCTTGGCCGATGGAAGCTCTTGTCCCGCTGCTGCTTTTCGGGCTCTGCGCCTATGGCTGCTTCCGGATGAAGCTTCTGCCTTTTACCGTACTCTTTGCATTGGCAGGCTTAGTCTTCCTGATTCCTGTCATGAACCAACTGCTTTCCGGCCCCTTCTGGTTCTTCTTGAAGGCCAGCGGTGTGTTCTATGTCCTGGTCTGGTTCCGGGCCAGTTGGCCGCGCCTGCGTTACGACCAATTGATGGATCTGGGGTGGAAACGCTTGATCCCTCTTGGGCTCGCTTGCCTTCTCGGCAACGCGATCGTCGGAATGATTTAA
- a CDS encoding NADH-quinone oxidoreductase subunit N: MMPVSINDLFTIMPALVLALFGCSLFLMRLDSPRVYPAFLVVGEILAAISLWRQNGFTSLTGFQGSVVIDSFGIYMNAICLVGTVLAAIGASRYLEAREEDHPEFYGLMMLAQSGMYLMNAGTELVTVFIGLEITAVSFYILTGFLRREPRSNEAALKYLLLGAFSSGLLLYGFSVLYGLTGSTRYLTMTAQLGTRLPTDPLILLAVIPIVLGLLFKVAAAPMHMWAPDAYDGAPTPVTAFLATASKVASFGLLLRLLLGPLHPFRPSWEGVILFAALASLTIGNLAAITQSSAKRLLAYSSIGHAGYLLLGLVAGNQTGIEGMLLYLLVYTLMTTGAFLVLAAMEREGVEDFRGLLYSHPAIAMLMVILLLSLAGLPPTAGFFAKYMIFLSLVQTRQYAVAIVAALYVAVSLYYYFRIVREMTQKPREQVGPTIAISLGWRAAVGVAAILSLGLGLNPEPALSWAREALR, encoded by the coding sequence ATGATGCCCGTGTCGATCAACGATCTGTTTACGATCATGCCGGCGCTGGTGCTGGCGCTGTTTGGCTGCTCGCTGTTTCTGATGCGGCTGGATAGCCCTCGTGTGTATCCGGCCTTCCTCGTTGTGGGTGAGATCCTCGCCGCGATCAGCCTCTGGCGGCAGAACGGCTTTACCAGCCTGACTGGCTTCCAGGGTTCGGTGGTGATCGATTCCTTTGGCATCTACATGAATGCGATCTGCCTGGTGGGTACGGTCCTGGCAGCGATTGGCGCTTCCCGGTATCTCGAAGCTCGCGAAGAAGATCATCCCGAGTTCTACGGCCTGATGATGCTCGCCCAGAGCGGCATGTATCTCATGAACGCGGGCACGGAACTGGTGACTGTTTTTATTGGTCTCGAAATCACCGCGGTGAGCTTTTATATTCTGACCGGCTTCCTGCGGCGCGAGCCCCGCTCGAATGAAGCGGCGCTCAAGTATTTGCTGCTCGGTGCCTTCTCGAGTGGATTGCTGCTCTATGGCTTCTCGGTTCTCTATGGGCTGACCGGCTCCACGCGCTATCTGACGATGACGGCGCAACTCGGCACCCGGCTGCCCACCGATCCGCTGATCCTGCTGGCGGTCATCCCGATTGTTCTCGGCCTGCTCTTCAAAGTGGCCGCCGCGCCGATGCACATGTGGGCTCCCGATGCCTATGACGGCGCGCCCACTCCGGTGACGGCTTTCCTCGCAACCGCTTCTAAGGTGGCCAGCTTCGGACTTCTCTTGCGGCTCCTCCTCGGGCCGCTCCATCCCTTCCGTCCCAGTTGGGAAGGCGTCATTCTCTTTGCGGCCCTTGCCAGTCTGACGATTGGCAATCTGGCCGCCATCACGCAGAGCAGCGCCAAGCGCCTTCTGGCCTACAGCAGCATTGGACATGCCGGCTATCTGCTGCTCGGCCTGGTGGCAGGCAACCAGACCGGCATCGAAGGCATGCTGCTCTATCTGCTGGTCTATACGTTGATGACGACGGGCGCCTTCCTGGTGCTGGCTGCGATGGAGCGCGAGGGCGTAGAAGACTTTCGGGGATTGCTCTACAGCCACCCAGCTATCGCGATGCTGATGGTGATCCTGCTGCTCTCTCTGGCTGGGCTGCCGCCGACGGCCGGTTTTTTTGCAAAGTACATGATCTTTCTCTCGCTCGTCCAGACACGGCAGTACGCCGTGGCCATTGTGGCGGCGCTTTATGTTGCGGTCTCGCTGTATTACTACTTCCGCATTGTGCGCGAGATGACACAGAAACCGCGGGAGCAGGTGGGCCCCACGATTGCCATCAGTCTGGGTTGGCGCGCTGCTGTCGGTGTGGCTGCGATTCTCAGCCTGGGTCTTGGGCTCAATCCCGAACCGGCTCTCTCCTGGGCCAGGGAGGCGCTGCGATGA
- a CDS encoding complex I subunit 4 family protein: MIWLLLLPILAALLLLALPKRMAWPLAILAAGACLAESVQLALGPVPQELRYEWIPSIGAQFLLTLDGISLLFVGLTALMSLLGILASPQMPRAFYSMLLLLEAGCFGVFLAQDLLLFFICFEAVLIPMYFLIGIWGAERRQYAAFKFFLYTVAGSIALLVGFLALYLQHAAQTGIYSFDLQQLLRVSLPLPTERLVFWALFLGFAIKIPMLPFHTWLPDAHTQAPTAGSVMLAAVMLKMGTYGFLRFSLPLLPKASLDANVVQVIGALSVAAILYGGLICLAQRDWKRLIAYSSVSHLGFCTLGIFSLNQMGIEGSILQQVNHGISTGLLFLLIGFIYDRRHSRDIGDYGGISKVMPGYAAVFAVAMLSSIGLPLLNGFVGEFTILRGAFLAQPWWAVLAVVGIILSAGYMLSLYRHTMLGPITKEENRSLKDLSFREWLIVSPLLVWAVWIGVYPSEHFRLIQEPVGILLERLRP; this comes from the coding sequence ATGATCTGGCTTCTGCTTCTTCCGATTCTGGCTGCGCTGTTGCTGCTGGCCCTGCCCAAGCGCATGGCTTGGCCGCTTGCCATCCTGGCCGCCGGCGCTTGCCTGGCGGAATCTGTACAACTCGCCCTCGGGCCCGTGCCGCAGGAACTGCGCTATGAGTGGATTCCTTCGATCGGGGCGCAGTTCCTGCTCACCCTCGATGGCATCAGCCTGCTGTTTGTGGGGCTCACGGCCTTGATGAGCCTGCTCGGAATTCTGGCCAGTCCACAAATGCCGCGGGCCTTTTACTCGATGTTGCTGTTGCTTGAGGCTGGCTGCTTTGGCGTCTTTCTGGCGCAGGACCTGCTGCTCTTCTTCATCTGCTTTGAAGCGGTGCTCATTCCGATGTACTTCCTGATCGGAATCTGGGGCGCCGAGCGGCGGCAGTATGCGGCCTTCAAATTCTTCCTCTATACGGTGGCCGGCAGCATTGCGTTGCTGGTGGGCTTTCTTGCGCTCTATCTCCAACACGCGGCGCAAACGGGTATCTACAGCTTCGATCTGCAGCAGTTGCTCCGTGTCAGCTTGCCGTTGCCGACGGAACGTCTGGTCTTCTGGGCGCTCTTCCTTGGCTTTGCGATCAAGATCCCGATGTTGCCCTTCCACACCTGGCTGCCCGATGCGCACACCCAGGCTCCAACAGCTGGCTCGGTGATGCTGGCTGCGGTGATGTTGAAGATGGGCACCTATGGCTTCCTCCGCTTCTCGCTGCCGCTTCTGCCGAAGGCCAGCCTGGATGCGAATGTTGTGCAGGTGATTGGAGCCTTGTCGGTTGCCGCCATCCTCTATGGCGGGCTGATTTGTTTGGCGCAAAGAGATTGGAAGCGCCTGATCGCCTATTCTTCCGTCAGTCATCTCGGCTTCTGCACGCTTGGGATTTTCAGCCTGAATCAGATGGGTATTGAAGGGAGCATCCTCCAGCAGGTGAACCACGGCATCTCCACCGGGCTGCTCTTTCTGTTGATCGGCTTTATCTACGATCGCCGGCATAGCCGCGACATCGGTGACTACGGCGGCATCAGCAAGGTGATGCCCGGCTATGCCGCAGTCTTTGCCGTCGCGATGCTGAGTTCGATTGGTCTTCCGCTGCTGAATGGCTTCGTGGGAGAGTTCACCATCCTGCGCGGTGCTTTCCTGGCGCAACCCTGGTGGGCTGTCCTTGCCGTGGTCGGCATCATTCTGAGTGCCGGCTATATGCTTTCCTTGTACCGGCATACGATGCTGGGTCCGATCACGAAGGAAGAGAACCGGTCGCTGAAAGATCTGAGCTTCCGGGAATGGCTGATTGTCAGCCCGTTGCTGGTCTGGGCGGTTTGGATTGGCGTCTACCCGAGCGAACACTTCCGGCTGATTCAAGAACCGGTCGGGATCCTCCTCGAAAGGTTGCGCCCATGA